The Cupriavidus nantongensis genome has a segment encoding these proteins:
- a CDS encoding formyltransferase, whose translation MRAVVFAYHNVGERCLRVLHARGVEVALVITHRDRPDENIWFRRVADTAAELGVPFLYGEDPADPAIAQAVRDARPDVIFSFYYRAMIPAGVLALAPGGAFNMHGSLLPKYRGRVPVNWAVLHGETETGATLHVMEAKPDAGDIVDQTAVPILPDDTAGEVFDKVTVAAEQTLWRALPAMMAGQTPRRPNRLTEGSYYSGRKPEDGHIDWSRPAAEVYNLIRAVAPPYPGAFTEVGGQRFIVAQARRPLPGAVPPMPAGTPAGLQVRDGQVVGVCGDGGLVIVTRLLAADGAAVTPQALARHLHTEQSNEGNR comes from the coding sequence ATGCGCGCCGTCGTCTTTGCCTATCACAATGTCGGCGAGCGCTGCCTGCGCGTGCTGCATGCGCGCGGCGTGGAGGTGGCGCTGGTGATCACCCACCGCGACCGGCCCGACGAGAACATCTGGTTCCGCCGCGTGGCCGACACCGCCGCCGAGCTGGGCGTGCCGTTCCTCTATGGCGAGGACCCGGCCGATCCCGCCATCGCACAGGCGGTGCGCGATGCGCGCCCGGATGTCATCTTCTCGTTCTACTATCGCGCCATGATCCCCGCCGGCGTGCTGGCGCTGGCACCGGGCGGCGCGTTCAACATGCACGGCTCGCTGCTGCCGAAGTACCGCGGCCGCGTGCCGGTCAACTGGGCGGTGCTGCACGGCGAGACCGAGACCGGCGCCACGCTGCACGTGATGGAAGCCAAACCGGACGCGGGCGATATCGTCGACCAGACCGCCGTGCCGATCCTGCCCGACGATACCGCCGGCGAAGTGTTCGACAAGGTCACCGTTGCGGCCGAGCAGACGCTGTGGCGCGCGCTGCCCGCGATGATGGCGGGACAGACCCCGCGCCGCCCGAACCGGCTGACCGAAGGCAGCTATTACTCGGGGCGCAAGCCCGAGGACGGCCACATCGACTGGAGCCGCCCCGCCGCCGAGGTCTACAACCTGATCCGCGCGGTCGCGCCGCCCTACCCCGGCGCGTTCACCGAAGTCGGCGGGCAGCGCTTCATCGTGGCGCAGGCGCGCCGGCCGCTGCCGGGCGCGGTGCCGCCGATGCCCGCCGGCACGCCTGCCGGCCTGCAGGTGCGTGACGGCCAGGTCGTCGGCGTGTGCGGCGACGGCGGCCTGGTCATCGTCACGCGGCTATTGGCTGCGGACGGCGCGGCCGTCACGCCGCAGGCGCTGGCCCGGCATCTCCATACCGAACAGTCCAACGAGGGAAACCGATGA